In the genome of Luteibacter yeojuensis, one region contains:
- the ettA gene encoding energy-dependent translational throttle protein EttA, producing the protein MQYIYTMNGVSKIVPPKRQIIKDISLSFFPGAKIGLLGLNGAGKSTVLRIMAGVDKDFQGEARPQPGIKVGYLAQEPELDPEKTVREAVEEGVSEVLEAQKKLEDVYAAYAEEGADFDALAKEQERLEGILAANDAHALERQLEVAADALRLPPWDAKIGPLSGGEKRRVALCRLLLSKPDMLLLDEPTNHLDAESVDWLETFLHDYPGTVVAVTHDRYFLDNAAEWILELDRGRGIPWKGNYTEWLVQKDERLKQEAQQEKSRQKAIQKELEWVRSASKGRQSKGKARLNRFEELNSVEYQRRNETNEIFIPPGERLGQEVIEFKNVTKSFGDRVLIEDLSFRIPAGAIVGVIGPNGAGKSTLMKMIMGKETPDDGEVKLGHTVKLAYVDQSRDALDAKNNVWQEVSGGSDILAIGNFEIQSRAYIGRFNFKGTDQQKIVGQLSGGERGRLHMAKTLLQGGNVLLLDEPSNDLDVETLRALEDALLEFPGCAVVISHDRWFLDRIATHIIAFEGDSHVEFFPGNYNEYEADKKRRLGDDAGPKRVKYKKLV; encoded by the coding sequence ATGCAATACATCTACACCATGAACGGGGTGAGCAAGATCGTTCCCCCGAAGCGCCAGATCATCAAGGACATCTCGCTCTCGTTCTTCCCCGGCGCCAAGATCGGCCTGCTCGGCCTGAACGGCGCGGGCAAGTCCACGGTGCTGCGGATCATGGCCGGCGTCGACAAGGACTTCCAGGGCGAGGCCCGCCCCCAGCCCGGCATCAAGGTCGGCTACCTCGCGCAGGAACCGGAACTCGATCCGGAGAAGACCGTCCGCGAGGCCGTCGAGGAAGGTGTGTCCGAAGTCCTCGAGGCGCAGAAAAAGCTCGAGGACGTCTATGCCGCCTACGCCGAGGAAGGCGCCGACTTCGACGCCCTCGCGAAGGAACAGGAGCGCCTCGAAGGCATCCTGGCCGCGAACGACGCCCATGCCCTGGAGCGCCAGCTGGAAGTGGCCGCCGATGCGCTGCGCCTGCCGCCCTGGGACGCGAAGATCGGACCGTTGTCGGGCGGCGAGAAGCGTCGCGTGGCGCTCTGCCGCCTGCTCCTGTCCAAGCCCGACATGCTGCTCCTCGACGAGCCTACCAACCATCTCGATGCCGAATCGGTCGACTGGCTGGAAACCTTCCTCCACGACTATCCCGGCACCGTCGTCGCGGTCACCCATGACCGCTACTTCCTCGACAACGCCGCCGAGTGGATCCTCGAGCTCGACCGCGGCCGCGGCATTCCCTGGAAGGGCAATTACACCGAGTGGCTGGTGCAGAAGGACGAGCGCCTGAAGCAGGAAGCGCAGCAGGAGAAGTCCCGCCAGAAGGCCATCCAGAAGGAACTGGAATGGGTGCGCTCCGCATCGAAGGGTCGCCAGTCCAAGGGCAAGGCCCGCCTCAACCGCTTCGAGGAGCTGAACTCGGTCGAGTACCAGCGCCGCAACGAAACCAACGAGATCTTCATCCCGCCGGGCGAGCGGCTGGGCCAGGAAGTGATCGAGTTCAAGAACGTCACCAAGTCGTTCGGCGACCGCGTGCTGATCGAGGACCTCTCGTTCAGGATCCCGGCCGGCGCCATCGTCGGTGTGATCGGCCCCAACGGCGCCGGCAAGTCCACGCTCATGAAGATGATCATGGGCAAGGAAACGCCGGACGACGGCGAGGTCAAGCTCGGCCACACGGTGAAGCTGGCTTACGTCGACCAGTCGCGCGACGCGCTCGATGCCAAGAACAACGTGTGGCAGGAAGTGTCCGGCGGTTCGGACATCCTCGCCATCGGCAACTTCGAGATCCAGTCGCGCGCCTACATCGGCCGCTTCAACTTCAAGGGCACCGACCAGCAGAAGATCGTCGGCCAGCTGTCCGGCGGCGAGCGTGGCCGCCTGCACATGGCGAAGACGCTGCTGCAGGGGGGCAACGTGCTCCTGCTCGACGAGCCGTCGAACGACCTCGACGTGGAAACGCTGCGCGCGCTCGAAGACGCCTTGCTGGAGTTCCCCGGCTGCGCGGTGGTCATCTCGCATGACCGCTGGTTCCTCGACCGCATCGCCACGCACATCATCGCGTTCGAAGGCGATTCGCACGTGGAGTTCTTCCCGGGCAACTACAACGAGTACGAGGCCGACAAGAAGCGCCGCCTCGGCGACGATGCCGGCCCGAAGCGCGTGAAATACAAGAAGCTGGTCTGA
- the pyrF gene encoding orotidine-5'-phosphate decarboxylase produces MTFMTALKDAWRRNDSLVCVGLDPEPGRLPAGLSGNEGIFAFCRDIVDATAGQVCAYKPQIAHFAAQRAEGVLERLIAHIHDRHPGIPVILDAKRGDIGSTAKHYASEAFDRYAADAVTLNPYLGRDSIEPFLERADKGVILLCRTSNPGGKDFQALDCGGEPLYLRVAETIAREWNENGNCALVTGATWPEELGRVRAAVGDMPLLVPGIGAQGGDVQAVMKNGRTADGTGLMISSSRAILYAGSGSDFADLAHRATEEMRKLTNSFRH; encoded by the coding sequence ATGACCTTCATGACCGCCCTCAAGGACGCCTGGCGCCGCAACGACTCGCTCGTATGCGTGGGCCTCGATCCCGAACCGGGCCGGTTGCCCGCGGGTCTCTCCGGCAACGAAGGCATCTTCGCCTTCTGCCGCGACATCGTGGACGCCACGGCCGGCCAGGTCTGCGCCTACAAGCCGCAGATCGCCCACTTCGCCGCGCAGCGCGCCGAAGGGGTCCTGGAACGGCTCATCGCCCATATCCACGACCGCCACCCCGGTATCCCGGTCATCCTCGACGCCAAGCGCGGCGACATCGGTTCGACCGCGAAGCATTACGCCTCGGAAGCCTTCGACCGCTACGCCGCCGACGCCGTCACCCTCAACCCGTACCTCGGCCGCGACTCCATCGAGCCCTTCCTCGAGCGCGCCGACAAGGGCGTGATCCTGCTCTGCCGGACATCCAATCCCGGCGGCAAGGATTTCCAAGCGTTGGACTGCGGCGGCGAGCCACTCTATCTGCGCGTGGCGGAAACCATCGCACGCGAGTGGAACGAAAACGGCAACTGCGCGCTGGTGACCGGCGCGACCTGGCCCGAAGAGCTTGGCAGGGTGCGTGCCGCCGTCGGCGACATGCCGCTTCTCGTGCCCGGCATCGGCGCCCAGGGCGGTGACGTGCAAGCGGTGATGAAGAACGGCCGCACGGCCGACGGCACCGGGCTCATGATTTCCTCCTCGCGGGCGATCCTTTACGCTGGCTCGGGCTCGGATTTTGCCGACCTAGCACATCGCGCGACGGAAGAAATGAGAAAATTGACCAACTCGTTCCGCCATTGA
- a CDS encoding DNA-binding protein: MPPTNRGFSQRLHVALDMAGVKKGRGRITQLADLFDVSRETARKWLSDLGLPELERQIDMAIRFGVNFEWLATGRGSPNGATGVRESPALYRADSREQLRLVGLVSRMPKERRKALLVIIEALADAD, from the coding sequence ATGCCCCCCACTAACCGAGGTTTTTCACAACGCCTGCATGTCGCGCTGGACATGGCCGGCGTCAAGAAAGGCCGCGGCCGAATCACCCAGCTGGCCGATCTTTTCGACGTCAGTCGGGAAACCGCGCGTAAATGGCTCAGCGATCTCGGCCTGCCCGAACTGGAACGCCAGATCGACATGGCCATCCGTTTCGGCGTCAATTTCGAATGGCTCGCCACCGGCCGGGGCTCCCCGAACGGCGCGACGGGTGTCCGCGAAAGCCCGGCCCTGTACCGGGCCGATTCCCGCGAACAGCTGCGCCTGGTCGGCCTCGTGAGCCGCATGCCGAAGGAACGCCGCAAGGCCCTGCTGGTCATCATCGAAGCGCTGGCGGACGCCGACTAA
- the def gene encoding peptide deformylase — translation MIREILKMGDERLLRIAPPVPDAMFGSAELDELIADMFDTMADAGGVGLAAPQIGVDLQLVIFGFDSSERYPEAPPVPRTILLNPEIVPLSQDMEEGWEGCLSVPGLRGVVNRYSLIRYRGVDPSGQPIDRTAEGFHARVVQHECDHLIGRLYPSRITDFTRFGFTEVLFPGMDVGDD, via the coding sequence ATGATCCGCGAGATCCTGAAGATGGGAGACGAGCGCCTTTTGCGCATCGCTCCGCCCGTGCCCGACGCCATGTTCGGCTCGGCCGAGCTCGACGAGCTTATCGCGGACATGTTCGACACCATGGCAGATGCCGGCGGTGTGGGCCTGGCGGCGCCGCAGATCGGCGTCGACCTGCAACTGGTGATCTTCGGCTTCGACAGCAGCGAGCGTTACCCCGAGGCGCCGCCGGTGCCGCGAACGATCCTGCTCAACCCGGAGATCGTGCCGCTCTCCCAGGACATGGAAGAGGGCTGGGAGGGCTGTCTGTCGGTGCCCGGTTTGCGCGGCGTGGTTAACCGCTATTCCCTGATCCGATATCGCGGCGTCGATCCGTCCGGACAGCCGATCGACCGTACCGCGGAAGGCTTCCATGCCCGCGTGGTGCAGCACGAATGCGACCACCTGATCGGCCGACTGTATCCCTCGCGCATCACCGACTTCACCCGTTTCGGGTTCACCGAGGTGTTGTTTCCGGGGATGGACGTCGGCGACGACTGA
- a CDS encoding carbon starvation CstA family protein, with protein sequence MHSAIPKPSPAGKILWAAIAIVGAWCLGVIALRRGEPINAIWLVTASIAVFLIGYRFYSRMIANRVLQLDPSRATPSVLRNDGLDYVPTDRWVVFGHHFAAIAGAGPLVGPVLAAQMGYLPGTLWILVGVVFAGAVQDFMILGLSLRRDGRSLGHMLREELGELPGVIAMVGVLVLMMIVLAVLALVVVKALTHSPWGTFTVAATIPIALLMGVYLRFIRPGRILEVSIIGLVLLLASIWYGKTVNDTPALAALFDFDAKALAWLLIGYGFFASVLPVWLLLAPRDYLSTFLKIGTIFLLALAIFLAAPTLQMPAVTKFIDGTGPVFAGNLFPFLFITIACGAVSGWHSIIASGTTPKLLANEGEARLIGYGGMLMEAFVAIMALIAAASLHPGVYFAMNSPGALVGTTAEQAAQTISTWGFLVTPAELTDTARNIGEGTILGRAGGAPTLAVGMAQLLHGIMPGEGMMALWYHYAILFEALFILTTVDAGTRVGRFMIQELAGMAWAPLKHTESWIGNIVATVICVGLWGYFLYQGAVDPLGGINTLWPLFGIANQMLAAIALMLATVVTVKLKRERYVLVPAVPATWLVVCTLTAGWQKIFDDKISFTAAAQKYADAMASNTLLAPAKNVAEMQRIVTNNYVDMGLTALFMLLVLTMLFFSLRSIVRAWRVNHPTAHEEPYVALSSVTQ encoded by the coding sequence ATGCACAGCGCCATTCCCAAACCCAGCCCGGCCGGCAAGATCCTCTGGGCCGCCATCGCCATCGTCGGGGCCTGGTGCCTCGGCGTCATCGCGCTCCGGCGCGGCGAACCGATCAATGCCATCTGGCTGGTCACGGCCTCCATTGCGGTTTTCCTCATCGGCTATCGCTTCTACAGCCGCATGATCGCCAACCGGGTGCTCCAGCTCGACCCGTCGCGCGCCACGCCGTCGGTCCTGCGCAACGACGGCCTCGACTACGTGCCCACCGACCGCTGGGTGGTGTTCGGCCACCACTTCGCCGCCATCGCCGGTGCCGGTCCCCTGGTCGGTCCGGTACTCGCCGCGCAGATGGGTTACCTGCCCGGCACCCTCTGGATCCTGGTCGGCGTGGTCTTCGCCGGTGCGGTACAGGACTTCATGATCCTCGGTCTCTCCTTGCGGCGGGACGGCCGCTCCCTCGGGCACATGCTGCGCGAGGAGCTGGGAGAACTGCCCGGCGTCATCGCGATGGTCGGGGTACTGGTCCTCATGATGATCGTGCTGGCGGTGCTGGCGCTGGTCGTGGTGAAAGCCCTCACCCACAGCCCCTGGGGCACCTTCACCGTCGCCGCGACGATTCCCATCGCCCTCCTGATGGGCGTGTACCTGCGCTTCATCCGTCCCGGCCGCATCCTCGAGGTGTCGATCATCGGCCTGGTCCTGCTGCTCGCGTCGATCTGGTACGGCAAGACGGTGAACGACACGCCCGCCCTCGCCGCCCTCTTCGACTTCGACGCGAAGGCGCTGGCCTGGCTGCTGATCGGCTACGGCTTCTTCGCCTCGGTCCTGCCGGTATGGCTGCTGCTCGCCCCGCGCGACTACCTGTCCACCTTCCTCAAGATCGGCACCATCTTCCTGCTCGCGCTGGCGATCTTCCTCGCCGCGCCGACGCTGCAGATGCCCGCCGTCACGAAATTCATCGACGGTACCGGCCCGGTCTTCGCCGGCAACCTGTTCCCGTTCCTGTTCATCACCATCGCCTGCGGCGCCGTGTCCGGCTGGCATTCCATCATCGCCTCGGGCACCACGCCCAAATTGCTCGCCAACGAAGGCGAGGCACGGCTGATCGGCTACGGCGGCATGCTGATGGAGGCCTTCGTCGCGATCATGGCGCTCATCGCCGCCGCGTCGCTGCACCCGGGCGTGTACTTCGCCATGAACTCGCCCGGCGCGCTGGTGGGCACCACGGCGGAACAGGCCGCGCAGACGATCAGCACCTGGGGATTCCTCGTCACCCCCGCCGAGCTCACCGACACCGCGCGGAACATCGGCGAAGGCACTATCCTCGGCCGCGCCGGCGGCGCCCCCACCCTCGCGGTGGGCATGGCGCAGCTGCTCCACGGCATCATGCCCGGCGAAGGCATGATGGCGCTCTGGTACCACTACGCCATCCTGTTCGAAGCCCTGTTCATCCTGACCACCGTGGACGCCGGCACCCGCGTGGGCCGCTTCATGATCCAGGAACTGGCCGGGATGGCCTGGGCCCCGCTGAAGCATACGGAATCCTGGATCGGCAACATCGTGGCCACCGTGATCTGCGTGGGCCTGTGGGGCTACTTCCTGTACCAGGGCGCCGTCGACCCGCTCGGCGGCATCAACACCCTGTGGCCGCTGTTCGGCATCGCGAACCAGATGCTCGCGGCAATCGCGCTGATGCTCGCCACCGTGGTCACGGTGAAGCTCAAGCGCGAGCGCTACGTGCTCGTGCCCGCCGTTCCGGCGACGTGGCTGGTGGTCTGCACGCTGACGGCCGGCTGGCAGAAAATCTTCGACGACAAGATCAGCTTCACCGCCGCCGCACAAAAATACGCCGACGCGATGGCCTCGAACACGCTGCTCGCGCCCGCCAAGAACGTCGCGGAGATGCAGCGGATCGTTACCAACAACTACGTGGACATGGGGCTCACCGCGCTGTTCATGCTGTTGGTGCTGACGATGCTTTTCTTCTCGCTCCGCTCCATCGTCCGCGCCTGGCGCGTCAACCACCCGACCGCGCACGAAGAGCCGTACGTCGCGCTGTCGAGCGTGACGCAATAA
- a CDS encoding YbdD/YjiX family protein, with the protein METNASAAPRSLWRWAVQTARLCCGVPDYDVYVKHLREHHPERPVPSYGEFFRERQEARYRGTGGRCC; encoded by the coding sequence ATGGAAACGAACGCATCGGCCGCACCGCGCTCGCTATGGCGATGGGCGGTACAGACCGCCCGCCTCTGCTGCGGCGTACCCGACTACGACGTCTACGTGAAGCACCTGCGCGAGCACCATCCCGAACGCCCCGTGCCGAGTTACGGGGAGTTCTTCCGCGAGCGCCAGGAGGCGAGGTATCGCGGCACAGGCGGCCGCTGCTGCTGA
- a CDS encoding FadR/GntR family transcriptional regulator, which produces MASKTGGARNLHMQVVEDLGESIVGGLFQPGDPLPGEAQLAGQMAISRTVLREALKVLAAKGLIETRQKTGMRVRDPRYWNHLDAHVLSWRCASMPTDDFVEKLVEMREIVEPAAVMAAARRRDQAQLEAIGEALEAMEDAQTLDDWAAADLRFHEAVLMATNNELLSSLFSVIETALGTFFVMSARTAKNFKYSLPHHRAVYEAIRRRRPNEAAAAMHTMIADSRANMRKTRRR; this is translated from the coding sequence ATGGCGTCGAAAACGGGCGGTGCCCGGAACCTGCACATGCAGGTGGTGGAGGATCTGGGCGAGTCGATCGTGGGTGGCCTGTTCCAGCCGGGCGATCCGCTGCCGGGCGAAGCCCAGCTGGCGGGGCAGATGGCGATCAGCCGGACGGTGTTGCGAGAAGCGCTGAAGGTACTGGCGGCGAAGGGCCTCATCGAGACGCGACAGAAGACGGGCATGCGGGTGCGCGACCCGCGTTACTGGAACCACCTCGACGCCCACGTCCTATCCTGGCGCTGCGCCTCCATGCCGACGGACGACTTCGTCGAGAAGCTCGTGGAGATGCGCGAGATCGTGGAGCCCGCGGCGGTGATGGCCGCGGCGCGCCGTCGCGACCAGGCGCAACTGGAAGCCATCGGGGAGGCGCTCGAGGCGATGGAAGATGCGCAGACGCTGGACGATTGGGCCGCCGCCGATCTCCGTTTCCACGAGGCGGTGCTCATGGCGACGAACAACGAACTACTGAGTTCGTTGTTCTCGGTGATCGAGACGGCGCTGGGCACGTTCTTCGTGATGTCCGCGCGCACGGCGAAGAACTTCAAGTATTCCCTGCCGCACCACCGCGCGGTTTACGAAGCCATCCGCCGCCGCCGTCCGAACGAAGCCGCCGCAGCGATGCACACAATGATCGCGGATTCCCGCGCGAACATGCGCAAAACCCGCCGCCGCTGA
- a CDS encoding aldose epimerase family protein — MKIGTSLAATILLAASAGATAGEASKTSFGQTPDGKEVILVTLTNGHGMTAKILSLGAALYALDVPDRNGKPGDIVLGYPDLKGTFAKPQYFGDTVGRYANRIAKGKFTLDGKAYTVPVNDGPNSLHGGKTGFDKVVWTVDKVVSGARPSVTLTYVSPDGDQGYPGKLTATATYALDDKNELTIEYTATTDAPTIVNITNHTYWNLAGEGSGSVMDQRLTIAGDAYLPTDATAIPTGEIRSVAGTDFDFRKAKPIGRDIRDAKEQQLVFGRGYDHNWVISRKEATQPREVARVSDPKSGRVLSLWSAQPGLQFYSGNFLDGTTSGKSGGIYRQGDAFALEPQLFPDTPNQPSFGSARLAPGQTYRNLMVYKFSVAR; from the coding sequence ATGAAGATCGGCACGAGCCTGGCGGCCACGATCCTGCTGGCTGCCAGCGCGGGCGCCACCGCCGGCGAAGCATCGAAAACCTCTTTCGGCCAGACGCCCGACGGCAAGGAAGTCATCCTCGTGACCCTTACCAACGGCCACGGCATGACCGCGAAGATCCTCTCGCTCGGTGCGGCGCTCTATGCCCTGGACGTACCCGACCGGAACGGCAAGCCCGGCGATATCGTACTCGGCTACCCCGACCTCAAGGGCACCTTCGCCAAGCCCCAGTATTTCGGCGACACCGTCGGCCGCTACGCCAACCGCATCGCGAAGGGTAAGTTCACTCTCGACGGCAAGGCGTATACGGTGCCCGTGAACGACGGGCCGAATTCGCTCCATGGCGGAAAGACCGGCTTCGACAAGGTTGTCTGGACGGTCGACAAGGTGGTGTCCGGTGCCCGGCCCAGCGTCACCCTCACCTATGTCAGCCCCGACGGCGACCAGGGGTATCCCGGCAAGCTCACCGCCACGGCCACCTATGCGCTCGACGACAAGAACGAGCTGACGATCGAGTACACCGCGACGACCGACGCGCCGACGATCGTCAACATCACCAACCATACCTACTGGAACCTCGCCGGCGAAGGCTCGGGCAGCGTCATGGACCAGCGGCTGACGATCGCCGGCGATGCCTACCTGCCCACCGATGCCACGGCCATTCCCACGGGCGAGATCCGCAGCGTGGCCGGCACGGACTTCGATTTCCGCAAGGCCAAGCCGATCGGCCGCGACATTCGCGACGCGAAGGAGCAGCAGCTCGTCTTCGGCCGCGGCTACGATCACAACTGGGTCATTTCGCGAAAGGAAGCCACCCAGCCGCGCGAAGTGGCCAGGGTGAGCGATCCGAAGAGCGGACGCGTGCTCTCGCTGTGGTCGGCGCAACCGGGGTTGCAGTTCTATTCGGGCAACTTCCTCGACGGCACGACGTCGGGCAAGTCGGGGGGCATCTATCGCCAGGGCGATGCGTTCGCGCTGGAACCGCAGCTGTTTCCGGACACGCCCAACCAGCCGTCGTTCGGCTCGGCGCGCCTCGCTCCGGGGCAGACGTATCGGAACCTGATGGTCTACAAGTTCTCGGTCGCGCGATAG
- a CDS encoding EamA family transporter yields the protein MSRATRGGGLATLGLLAVTAIWGSTFVLIKDVVGRMPVADFLAVRFVIAAAAMLALFALPLARLGRTQMLRGLALGVLYGVAQWLQTEGLARTSPSVSGFVTGMYVVITPILSLLLFRQRMPWTTWLAVLLATLGLGVLALNGFAVDAGVLLTLASAALYALHIVGLGHWSKPGDAFGMSAIQMLGIAAVCVAITLPHGGPVLPPDAKAWIAVLYMALLAGALAMLIQTWAQAHMPATRAAIVMTTEPVFAAGFAVLLGVDTLTGRMLGGGALVLAAMYMVELAPRFRRSKPAEALHHEV from the coding sequence GTGAGCCGCGCGACGCGCGGGGGCGGGCTCGCCACGCTCGGCCTGCTCGCGGTCACGGCCATCTGGGGTTCCACCTTCGTGCTCATCAAGGACGTCGTGGGCCGGATGCCGGTCGCGGATTTCCTTGCGGTGCGCTTCGTCATCGCGGCGGCGGCGATGCTCGCCCTGTTCGCCCTCCCGCTCGCGAGGCTGGGACGCACGCAGATGCTGCGCGGCCTCGCCCTCGGCGTGCTTTACGGCGTGGCGCAATGGTTGCAGACCGAGGGCCTGGCGCGTACATCGCCGAGCGTCAGCGGTTTCGTCACCGGCATGTACGTGGTGATCACGCCCATCCTCTCCCTGCTGCTGTTCCGCCAGCGCATGCCCTGGACGACCTGGCTGGCCGTCCTGCTCGCCACGCTGGGCCTGGGGGTGCTGGCGCTCAACGGCTTCGCGGTGGATGCCGGCGTGCTGTTGACGCTCGCTTCGGCGGCGTTGTACGCGCTACACATCGTGGGACTCGGGCACTGGTCGAAGCCTGGCGACGCGTTCGGCATGTCGGCCATCCAGATGCTCGGCATCGCCGCCGTCTGCGTCGCGATCACGTTGCCGCATGGCGGCCCGGTGCTTCCGCCGGACGCGAAAGCATGGATAGCGGTGCTTTACATGGCGCTTCTGGCGGGTGCGCTGGCGATGCTCATACAGACCTGGGCCCAGGCGCACATGCCCGCCACGCGCGCGGCCATTGTCATGACCACCGAACCGGTCTTCGCCGCCGGTTTCGCGGTGCTCCTCGGCGTGGATACGCTCACGGGCCGCATGCTCGGCGGCGGCGCGCTCGTGCTCGCCGCGATGTACATGGTCGAACTCGCGCCACGCTTCCGCCGAAGCAAACCGGCGGAAGCGCTCCACCACGAGGTGTGA
- a CDS encoding glycosyltransferase family 2 protein, translating into MDTVPLTSIVIVLADSGPFTRECVEHALASDVPVEVVIVDNGSTDGVPEALDRAHADDDRVRVVYNRANLGFGPAVNRGAAQARGERLLVLNPDCLVEADTIRRMAAHIDAHTGIVGAVVCDAGGRPDPASRRRDPLLRRSLATKLGRGGDAGIDIHGPLPDGAEEVEIVSGAIVLMPRTAFDRLHGFDETFFLHCEDMDLCRRARDAGYKVLLAGDVRVLHGKGGSSRHRPVFVSRHKHRSMYLWFRRHDPAARHPLVRAAVWLGIWAHFLLKIPGQLLRERR; encoded by the coding sequence ATGGATACCGTCCCCCTCACCAGTATCGTCATCGTCCTCGCGGACAGCGGTCCCTTCACGCGCGAATGCGTGGAGCACGCGCTCGCGAGCGACGTGCCGGTCGAGGTCGTCATCGTCGACAACGGTTCCACCGACGGCGTGCCGGAGGCGCTCGACCGCGCCCATGCGGATGACGATCGCGTGCGCGTCGTCTACAACCGGGCCAACCTGGGGTTCGGTCCCGCCGTGAACCGCGGCGCCGCGCAGGCGCGCGGCGAGCGGCTGCTCGTGCTCAATCCCGACTGCCTCGTCGAAGCGGACACGATTCGGCGCATGGCGGCGCATATCGATGCGCACACGGGCATCGTCGGCGCGGTGGTCTGCGATGCGGGCGGCCGTCCCGACCCGGCATCGCGACGGCGCGACCCGCTGCTGCGCCGCTCCCTCGCCACCAAGCTGGGACGCGGCGGCGACGCCGGCATCGACATCCACGGCCCCTTGCCCGACGGCGCGGAAGAGGTCGAGATCGTTTCCGGTGCCATCGTACTCATGCCGCGCACCGCCTTCGACCGCCTGCACGGTTTCGACGAGACCTTCTTCCTGCACTGCGAAGACATGGACCTGTGCCGCCGCGCGCGCGACGCCGGCTACAAGGTGCTGCTCGCGGGCGACGTGCGCGTCCTGCACGGCAAGGGCGGCTCGAGTCGCCACCGGCCCGTGTTCGTCAGCCGGCACAAGCATCGCAGCATGTACCTGTGGTTCCGCCGGCACGACCCCGCCGCGCGTCATCCGTTGGTTCGTGCCGCGGTGTGGCTCGGCATCTGGGCGCATTTCCTGCTGAAGATCCCCGGCCAGCTCCTGCGGGAGCGCCGGTGA